One genomic window of Phragmitibacter flavus includes the following:
- a CDS encoding sugar phosphate isomerase/epimerase family protein, translating into MKIGFNLLLWTGHVTEDNFSLFPKLKAIGYDGVEIPIFDTSDPAHFKKIGQALKDNGLQATAVTVCPDDAHNAISSDAANRAGAVDHLKAVIECANNADVQVLCGPYYQVLGQFSGLFPTEAELDYAAEVHRTIAPIAQDAGVKCAIEALNRFESHLLNTMEQAASYVKRVNHPNFGSMYDTFHANIEEKDPIGCIDTLNDTGKLFHMHISENDRGTPGRGHAPCREAIRKAKSIGYNGWLTIEAFGGSLPDLAAATRVWRDFFSSPEEVYTEGYQLIRSTLDEA; encoded by the coding sequence ATGAAAATTGGATTTAATTTGCTCCTCTGGACAGGTCACGTGACCGAAGATAACTTTTCCTTGTTCCCAAAACTGAAGGCCATCGGTTACGACGGCGTCGAGATTCCCATCTTCGACACCAGCGATCCCGCCCACTTCAAAAAGATCGGACAGGCGCTCAAAGACAACGGCCTCCAAGCCACAGCCGTCACCGTCTGCCCTGACGATGCCCACAACGCCATCAGTTCCGACGCTGCCAACCGTGCTGGAGCCGTCGATCACCTCAAAGCGGTCATCGAATGTGCCAACAATGCCGACGTGCAGGTTCTCTGTGGCCCTTATTATCAGGTGCTTGGCCAGTTCAGCGGCCTTTTCCCCACCGAAGCGGAACTCGACTATGCCGCCGAAGTTCACCGCACCATCGCTCCCATCGCTCAAGATGCCGGCGTTAAATGCGCCATCGAAGCCCTCAACCGTTTCGAATCCCATCTTCTCAATACCATGGAGCAGGCCGCCAGCTATGTGAAACGCGTCAATCATCCGAACTTCGGTTCCATGTATGACACCTTCCACGCCAACATCGAAGAAAAAGATCCCATCGGTTGCATCGACACGCTCAACGACACCGGCAAACTTTTCCACATGCACATTTCCGAAAATGATCGCGGCACCCCAGGTCGTGGACACGCCCCCTGCCGCGAAGCCATCCGGAAAGCCAAAAGCATCGGCTACAATGGCTGGCTGACCATCGAAGCCTTCGGTGGTTCTCTTCCCGACCTCGCAGCCGCCACCCGTGTCTGGCGCGATTTCTTTTCCTCCCCGGAAGAAGTTTACACCGAAGGTTACCAACTCATCCGCTCGACGCTCGACGAGGCCTAA
- a CDS encoding phosphopantothenoylcysteine decarboxylase yields the protein MRFLITAGPTREPLDPVRYLSNRSSGKMGYAIATAAAEAGHQVVLISGPVNLPAPAGVTIHSIQTAQQMWETTRELLRDEAPDIAILAAAVADYRPKFQHDQKIKKHQDSLTLELERTPDILGSMRQPFNFSGLLVGFAAETENLIANAMDKLQRKHCDLIIANDVSGSDTGFDTDQNEVILCFPDGRAETLPRQSKHDLARNLIQRLTALAFAIDKPSS from the coding sequence ATGCGTTTTCTCATCACCGCAGGCCCAACCCGGGAACCCCTTGATCCGGTGCGCTACCTCAGCAACCGCTCCTCTGGCAAAATGGGCTATGCTATCGCCACGGCCGCCGCTGAAGCCGGTCATCAGGTGGTTCTCATCAGCGGTCCCGTCAATCTTCCCGCGCCTGCGGGTGTCACCATTCATTCGATCCAAACCGCCCAGCAAATGTGGGAAACCACGCGCGAACTCCTGCGCGACGAAGCTCCCGACATCGCCATCCTCGCCGCCGCCGTCGCCGATTACCGTCCCAAATTCCAGCACGACCAGAAGATCAAGAAACATCAGGATAGCCTCACCCTCGAACTTGAACGCACCCCCGACATCCTCGGCTCGATGCGCCAGCCGTTCAACTTCAGCGGACTCCTCGTCGGATTCGCCGCCGAAACCGAAAACCTCATCGCCAATGCCATGGACAAACTCCAGCGCAAACACTGCGATCTCATCATCGCCAACGACGTCAGCGGCAGCGACACAGGGTTTGACACCGATCAAAACGAAGTCATTCTCTGCTTCCCCGACGGTCGTGCCGAAACCCTGCCCAGGCAGTCCAAACACGACCTCGCCCGCAACCTTATCCAGCGCCTCACCGCCCTCGCTTTCGCCATCGACAAACCATCATCATGA
- a CDS encoding inositol monophosphatase family protein — MSSLLSAALEAAHAAGKLQKEHFGSDLAVNEMLKHDIKLDLDVRSQELITEILLKHFPDHHILGEEGDAGTVGSDTQWIVDPIDGTVNYFYGIPHFCVSIAARHQGELVVGVIYDPIQDETWAVEKGGIPTLNGKPIRTSSRAHVSDAVVTVGFSKSRKALEASFDRFKRIAVDVRKTRMLGSAALALAYIACGRLDAYIEEQISDWDIAAGKLLLEAAGGDFNVTPSEVHPGKLFVYATNGKVDLSSYL; from the coding sequence ATGAGTTCCCTGTTAAGCGCCGCTCTTGAAGCCGCACACGCCGCCGGTAAATTGCAAAAGGAACACTTCGGTTCCGATCTCGCCGTCAACGAAATGCTCAAGCACGACATCAAGCTCGACCTTGACGTCCGCAGCCAGGAACTCATCACTGAAATCCTGCTGAAACATTTTCCCGACCATCACATTCTCGGCGAGGAAGGCGACGCGGGCACCGTCGGCAGCGACACGCAGTGGATCGTCGATCCCATCGACGGCACCGTAAACTACTTCTACGGCATCCCCCATTTTTGCGTCTCCATTGCCGCCCGTCATCAGGGCGAACTGGTCGTCGGCGTCATCTACGACCCCATCCAGGATGAAACCTGGGCAGTTGAAAAAGGCGGCATCCCCACCCTCAACGGCAAACCCATCCGCACCAGCTCCCGCGCTCACGTCAGCGACGCCGTCGTCACCGTCGGATTCTCCAAAAGCCGCAAAGCCCTCGAAGCCAGCTTTGATCGATTCAAACGCATCGCTGTCGACGTCCGCAAAACCCGCATGCTCGGCAGTGCCGCCCTCGCCCTCGCCTACATTGCCTGTGGCCGGCTCGATGCCTACATTGAAGAACAAATCAGCGACTGGGACATCGCCGCTGGCAAACTCCTCCTCGAAGCCGCCGGTGGAGATTTCAATGTCACCCCCAGCGAAGTCCATCCCGGCAAGCTGTTCGTCTACGCCACCAACGGCAAGGTCGATCTCTCGTCCTATCTCTGA
- a CDS encoding 3-methyl-2-oxobutanoate hydroxymethyltransferase, producing the protein MALRPRKKYTVYDLQQLKGKRVLTHIHVKSPEEAAAAEEAGVDLMSCSFDSPEAQARLPQLVAAAPHSFLSAATPHGLASPEEAIRVAFRALEAGASSVYCSASPFIIEAMARERIPVVGHLGLVPRHVTWTGYRAIGRTVEEAKQLYDNMKTLESAGAYAAELEVVPHNLATFLSSQTKMLLMSLGSGSGCDTQFLFSDDILGDYEERPPRHAKTYRNFAAEHRRLQQERIAAFKEYIADVNEGRFPASENLIASDAAFIDQVKQVTIAST; encoded by the coding sequence ATGGCCCTTCGCCCACGTAAAAAATACACCGTCTACGATCTCCAGCAGCTCAAAGGCAAACGCGTCCTCACCCACATCCACGTCAAATCCCCCGAGGAAGCCGCTGCCGCCGAAGAAGCCGGGGTCGACCTGATGAGTTGCAGCTTCGACTCTCCCGAAGCCCAAGCCCGCCTCCCACAATTGGTCGCCGCCGCCCCTCACAGTTTCCTCTCTGCCGCCACTCCCCATGGCCTCGCTTCGCCCGAAGAAGCCATCCGTGTCGCCTTCCGCGCCCTCGAAGCCGGAGCCAGCTCCGTCTACTGCTCCGCCAGTCCCTTCATCATTGAAGCCATGGCCCGCGAACGCATCCCTGTCGTCGGCCACCTCGGACTCGTCCCCCGCCACGTCACCTGGACCGGCTACCGCGCCATTGGCCGCACCGTGGAAGAAGCCAAACAGCTCTACGACAACATGAAGACCCTCGAAAGCGCCGGAGCCTACGCCGCCGAACTCGAAGTCGTCCCGCACAACCTCGCCACCTTCCTCAGTTCCCAGACAAAAATGCTGCTCATGTCCCTTGGTTCCGGCTCTGGATGTGACACCCAATTCCTCTTTTCCGACGACATCCTCGGGGATTATGAAGAACGCCCACCCCGTCACGCCAAAACCTACCGCAATTTCGCCGCCGAACACCGCCGCCTTCAGCAAGAGCGTATCGCCGCATTCAAAGAATACATTGCTGATGTCAACGAAGGCCGGTTCCCTGCGTCAGAAAATCTGATCGCCTCGGATGCCGCGTTCATCGATCAAGTGAAGCAAGTCACAATCGCTTCCACCTAG
- a CDS encoding SGNH/GDSL hydrolase family protein: protein MIASVLRCSFLLALIAIGVTSLRANDYDLSPEQEERMKKFLPRTYAKLAKRNPVHVVSLGDSVMTMYGYGDEYNNTLLAYQTVFLNELSSQFYYPGGVRVIRPGKGKPEKLNEVVGVEITLQNLSRGGKLMFHALQPLTTQAFENKPDLVMVSFGINDATLNEGLEKYRKSLEEIIALVRANGADLLLFGPSLTVEDPPEELLALTRPYANAMREVAVANEVWFADLGDLNWFVRLDDRSAHLNAAKKEAEKRKAEEAKAQTETETGAPSPVTAPVHKSPVISPMLEQLDPDPEKRAAKLFNQVVDDYRKFFNHGEIVDWVHPDANFHRQLGKRIFKELLNGEKALPWKVSNSNLIMEGTKQCVLTYDLENTTKDEQTITLLPLVARHWKPLQAPTRLVLQPGKKTEVKITWLPRSEETFAGGMPFSDASICFSIMHANTEMVHINDIDAMIQPLAVVWDLGTRFNLENTVELQARVANTSKNPIKGTWEAAFSGQKWNGTFNAAGGEASPINLPFALPSTGATRLKGILTMTLVSEGLTYRFDRKVELSRNMGLKQEVKLVKGNPATDFGQPIDEKMPDADNPGVRFRADADSNALYLTWEVFGANMMDAPGGQPAYLIDTNIDARSYGKRLTPGATDSLRISGAAADGDGRVGALQPWVFGTGYAMFYDAKKVQAKLSSRPDGSRRISVALPRAYLYLHEWKIGNGNSQLGFNTYLSLWQKDAASPTGGAFETYFITLGGLHRDQVDALNVLELTDKPTNRWTMRLY from the coding sequence ATGATCGCTTCCGTTCTTCGCTGTTCCTTTTTGCTGGCCTTGATTGCCATTGGAGTCACCTCGCTGCGGGCGAATGACTATGATTTGTCTCCAGAGCAGGAGGAGCGCATGAAAAAATTCCTGCCGCGGACCTATGCCAAGCTGGCAAAGCGCAATCCGGTCCATGTGGTTAGTTTGGGCGATAGCGTGATGACCATGTATGGGTATGGCGATGAATACAACAACACCCTGCTGGCTTATCAGACGGTGTTTTTGAATGAGTTGTCCTCGCAGTTTTATTATCCGGGCGGGGTGAGGGTGATCCGACCCGGGAAGGGCAAGCCCGAGAAGTTGAACGAAGTGGTCGGGGTGGAGATCACGCTGCAAAATTTGTCTCGCGGCGGGAAGCTGATGTTTCATGCGCTGCAGCCGCTGACCACGCAGGCTTTCGAGAACAAGCCGGATCTCGTGATGGTGAGTTTTGGGATCAATGACGCGACGCTGAACGAGGGTTTGGAGAAATACCGCAAGTCGCTGGAGGAGATCATTGCTCTGGTGCGTGCCAATGGGGCTGATCTGTTGTTGTTTGGGCCTTCGTTGACGGTGGAAGATCCGCCAGAGGAGCTTTTAGCGCTGACGCGTCCCTATGCCAACGCGATGCGTGAAGTGGCGGTGGCGAATGAAGTGTGGTTTGCGGATTTGGGGGATTTGAACTGGTTTGTGAGGTTGGATGATCGCAGTGCGCATTTGAATGCGGCGAAGAAAGAGGCGGAGAAGAGAAAGGCTGAAGAGGCCAAGGCTCAAACGGAGACCGAGACTGGGGCTCCGAGCCCTGTTACTGCTCCTGTGCACAAGAGTCCGGTAATCAGCCCGATGCTGGAGCAGCTCGATCCTGACCCCGAGAAGCGGGCGGCAAAATTGTTCAATCAGGTGGTGGATGACTACCGCAAATTTTTCAATCACGGCGAGATTGTTGATTGGGTTCACCCTGATGCGAATTTTCACCGTCAGTTGGGCAAACGCATTTTCAAGGAGTTGCTCAACGGAGAGAAAGCTCTGCCCTGGAAGGTGTCCAATTCCAATTTGATCATGGAAGGCACCAAACAGTGCGTGTTGACCTACGATCTGGAGAACACCACCAAAGACGAGCAAACCATTACCCTGTTGCCATTGGTGGCCAGGCATTGGAAACCTTTGCAGGCTCCCACGCGGCTGGTGCTGCAACCGGGCAAAAAGACGGAGGTGAAAATCACCTGGCTGCCGCGTTCTGAGGAGACCTTCGCAGGCGGGATGCCTTTCTCGGATGCGTCGATTTGTTTCTCGATCATGCATGCGAACACCGAGATGGTTCACATCAATGACATTGATGCCATGATCCAGCCGCTGGCGGTGGTTTGGGATTTGGGCACGCGATTCAATCTTGAAAACACGGTGGAACTGCAGGCACGCGTGGCCAATACGTCGAAGAATCCTATCAAGGGAACCTGGGAGGCTGCATTTTCGGGTCAAAAGTGGAACGGCACTTTCAACGCAGCCGGAGGTGAGGCTTCGCCGATCAATCTGCCGTTTGCATTGCCTTCGACAGGGGCAACCCGCTTGAAGGGCATCCTCACAATGACTTTGGTGAGCGAAGGGTTGACCTATCGATTTGATCGCAAGGTTGAGCTGTCGCGCAACATGGGTTTGAAGCAGGAGGTGAAGCTGGTGAAGGGGAATCCTGCGACGGACTTCGGCCAGCCGATCGATGAGAAGATGCCCGACGCGGACAATCCGGGGGTGCGTTTCCGGGCGGATGCTGACAGCAACGCACTCTATCTCACCTGGGAGGTGTTTGGTGCCAACATGATGGATGCGCCGGGCGGGCAGCCGGCCTACCTCATTGATACCAACATTGATGCCCGCAGCTATGGCAAACGATTGACGCCTGGGGCGACGGATTCCCTGCGAATCAGTGGTGCGGCAGCCGATGGAGACGGGCGGGTGGGCGCATTGCAACCTTGGGTGTTTGGCACGGGGTATGCGATGTTTTACGATGCCAAGAAGGTTCAGGCCAAGCTGAGCAGTCGCCCTGACGGCTCGCGGCGCATCTCGGTGGCTTTGCCGCGCGCCTACCTCTATTTGCATGAATGGAAGATTGGAAACGGCAACAGCCAGCTCGGATTCAATACCTATTTGTCTTTGTGGCAGAAGGACGCGGCTTCACCGACGGGCGGGGCGTTTGAGACGTATTTTATCACCCTTGGCGGCCTTCATCGGGATCAGGTGGATGCGCTGAACGTGCTGGAGTTGACCGACAAACCCACCAACCGCTGGACCATGCGTCTGTATTGA
- a CDS encoding Gfo/Idh/MocA family protein, with the protein MTTHEPNHHGLYVPQTPSRRDFLRGGIAAGTGLAFSAATHAHAASESQVKIGLIGSGGRGSGAASQALSTGNKNMVLWAMGDAHKDRLDGAYSNLSNKFPDSVKVPDERKFVGLDAYEKVLADCDIVILATPPGFRPYHFEAAINAGKHVFMEKPVAVDAPGVRKVIEVAKIADQKGLKVVCGLQRHYQNSYLESLKQVKENDLIGDIVGGQVYWNSTGVWVKDRLPGQTELQYQLLNWYYFNWLCGDHIAEQHIHNIDVANWFIGANPISAQGMGGRQVRTDKKFGEIFDHHYVEFTYPNGVRINSQCRHQAGCKNEVREELVGTKGILYVGSHAVDHKGKTIWRYRSEAPDRKDPDPYQVEHNVLQDAILNNKPKNDAYYTADSTMASVLGRMATYGGKEVKWDAAINSKIQLMPAKVTWETEPPSKPKEDGSYEIAVPGVTVVV; encoded by the coding sequence ATGACCACCCACGAACCCAACCACCACGGCCTTTACGTGCCCCAAACCCCATCGCGCCGCGATTTCCTTCGCGGTGGCATTGCCGCAGGAACCGGCCTCGCCTTTAGCGCCGCGACGCATGCCCATGCCGCCAGCGAAAGCCAGGTCAAAATCGGCCTCATCGGCTCCGGTGGTCGTGGCTCAGGTGCCGCCTCCCAGGCTCTCAGCACCGGCAACAAAAACATGGTCCTCTGGGCCATGGGCGATGCCCACAAGGACCGTCTCGACGGTGCCTACAGCAATCTCAGCAACAAATTTCCTGACTCCGTCAAGGTTCCCGATGAACGCAAATTCGTCGGCCTCGACGCTTATGAAAAAGTGCTCGCCGATTGCGACATCGTGATCCTCGCCACCCCTCCCGGATTCCGCCCCTACCATTTCGAAGCCGCCATCAATGCCGGCAAGCATGTGTTCATGGAGAAACCCGTGGCCGTCGACGCCCCCGGCGTGCGCAAAGTCATTGAGGTCGCCAAGATCGCCGATCAAAAAGGCCTCAAGGTCGTCTGCGGCCTTCAGCGCCACTATCAAAACTCCTACCTTGAATCCCTCAAGCAGGTCAAGGAAAACGATCTCATCGGCGACATCGTCGGCGGCCAGGTCTACTGGAACAGCACCGGCGTTTGGGTGAAGGATCGCCTTCCCGGCCAGACCGAACTTCAATACCAATTGCTGAACTGGTATTACTTCAACTGGCTCTGCGGCGACCACATCGCCGAACAGCACATCCACAACATCGACGTCGCCAACTGGTTCATCGGTGCCAACCCCATCAGCGCTCAAGGCATGGGTGGACGTCAGGTTCGCACGGACAAAAAATTCGGCGAAATCTTCGACCACCACTACGTCGAATTCACCTACCCCAACGGCGTCCGCATCAACAGCCAATGCCGTCACCAGGCCGGTTGCAAAAACGAAGTTCGCGAAGAACTCGTCGGCACCAAAGGCATCCTTTATGTCGGCAGCCACGCCGTCGACCACAAAGGCAAAACCATCTGGCGCTACCGCTCCGAAGCCCCCGACCGCAAAGATCCTGATCCTTATCAGGTCGAGCACAACGTGTTGCAGGACGCCATCCTCAACAACAAACCCAAAAACGACGCCTACTACACCGCCGACAGCACCATGGCCTCCGTCCTCGGACGCATGGCCACCTACGGCGGTAAGGAAGTCAAATGGGATGCGGCGATCAATTCCAAAATCCAGCTCATGCCCGCCAAGGTCACCTGGGAAACCGAGCCACCGAGCAAGCCGAAGGAAGACGGCAGCTACGAGATCGCCGTTCCCGGTGTCACCGTCGTGGTGTAA
- the ispF gene encoding 2-C-methyl-D-erythritol 2,4-cyclodiphosphate synthase: protein MLKALLSSTPSSTRPACPRVGIGYDVHCYAEGRPFILGGVHIPHHQGLQGHSDADVLCHAIADALLGALGEPDIGFWFPPSDASIEGISSLKILEKAAAIAAEKGVTIENIDSTVIAEAPKIMPHTAAMKLCIGNALGITTDRVGIKATTNERMGFVGREEGVAAMAVASVTFPGVSNSVD from the coding sequence ATGTTGAAGGCCCTTCTTTCGTCAACTCCATCATCAACCCGGCCCGCCTGTCCGCGTGTAGGCATCGGCTACGACGTCCATTGTTATGCCGAAGGTCGCCCCTTCATTCTCGGCGGCGTTCACATCCCTCATCATCAGGGCCTTCAAGGTCACTCGGATGCTGACGTCCTGTGTCACGCCATTGCCGATGCCTTGCTCGGGGCTCTCGGTGAACCTGACATCGGTTTCTGGTTTCCCCCTTCCGATGCCAGCATCGAAGGCATCAGCAGCTTAAAAATTCTTGAGAAGGCTGCCGCCATCGCCGCCGAAAAGGGCGTCACCATTGAAAATATCGACAGCACCGTGATCGCCGAAGCCCCCAAGATCATGCCGCACACGGCCGCCATGAAACTTTGCATTGGCAACGCGCTTGGCATCACCACCGATCGCGTCGGCATCAAAGCCACCACCAATGAACGCATGGGTTTTGTCGGTCGCGAAGAAGGCGTCGCCGCCATGGCCGTTGCCAGCGTCACCTTTCCCGGTGTCAGCAACTCCGTTGATTGA
- a CDS encoding Gfo/Idh/MocA family protein translates to MNRRHFLTTTIASAATFPLHAASSTPMTVAVIGDTKRGAYGHGLDTLWLELPQQTQIVAVSDPDPAGLAKALTRLKVERGFASYQEMLTAIKPDLVAIGPRHIDQHHDMILAATAAGAKGIYLEKPFCRTLLESDAILAACKSSNTKLALAHRNRYHPVLPVIKDLLAKDELGRILEIRTRGKEDKRGGGLDLWVLGSHVLNLAVYFTGAPTACTATVYQDGRPITKADVMEGAEGIGPLAGSQIHARFETHSGIPIFFDSIMEAGSKESGFGVQIIGTKGIIDLRIDEEPLAHLQLGHPFDPTKQPRTWTPITTAGIGKPETIANIRQQVGGHHAPALDLIAAIKENRDPLCSGKEGHTTVEMISAVFESQRQNSARIPFPLTERRNPLSLF, encoded by the coding sequence ATGAACCGCCGCCACTTCCTCACCACCACCATTGCAAGCGCTGCCACCTTCCCACTCCACGCCGCCTCATCCACCCCCATGACCGTCGCCGTCATTGGCGACACCAAACGCGGAGCCTACGGTCACGGACTCGACACCCTCTGGCTCGAACTTCCCCAGCAAACTCAAATCGTCGCCGTCTCTGATCCTGATCCCGCTGGTCTCGCCAAAGCTCTTACCCGACTCAAAGTCGAACGCGGATTTGCCAGCTACCAGGAAATGCTCACCGCCATCAAACCCGACCTTGTCGCCATCGGGCCGCGCCACATCGATCAGCATCACGACATGATCCTCGCTGCCACCGCCGCCGGGGCCAAAGGCATCTACCTCGAAAAACCCTTCTGCCGGACCCTGCTCGAATCCGACGCCATCCTCGCCGCCTGCAAATCATCCAATACCAAACTCGCCCTCGCCCACCGCAACCGCTACCACCCGGTCCTGCCCGTCATCAAAGATCTCCTCGCCAAAGACGAACTCGGCCGCATCCTTGAAATCCGCACCCGCGGCAAGGAAGACAAGCGCGGCGGCGGACTCGACCTCTGGGTGCTCGGCTCCCACGTTCTCAACCTCGCCGTCTACTTCACCGGAGCTCCCACCGCCTGCACCGCCACCGTTTACCAAGATGGACGCCCCATCACCAAAGCCGACGTCATGGAAGGCGCTGAAGGCATCGGACCTCTCGCCGGAAGCCAAATCCATGCCCGCTTCGAAACCCATTCCGGCATCCCCATCTTCTTTGACTCCATCATGGAAGCTGGTAGCAAAGAATCCGGCTTCGGCGTCCAGATCATCGGCACCAAGGGCATCATCGACCTGCGCATCGACGAAGAACCTCTCGCCCATTTGCAACTTGGCCATCCCTTCGATCCTACCAAACAACCCCGCACCTGGACCCCCATCACCACCGCAGGCATCGGCAAACCCGAAACCATCGCCAATATTCGTCAACAAGTGGGCGGCCATCATGCCCCCGCCCTCGATCTCATCGCCGCCATCAAGGAAAACCGCGACCCGCTTTGCAGCGGAAAAGAAGGCCACACCACCGTGGAAATGATCAGCGCCGTGTTTGAATCCCAACGCCAAAACAGCGCCCGCATCCCCTTCCCCCTCACCGAACGCCGCAATCCGCTCAGCCTCTTCTGA
- a CDS encoding LysM peptidoglycan-binding domain-containing protein, whose translation MKSLSLLFAAAALAFVGTSCKTTSAAAGGEYPEYASDGGYNPYPGSSGAAAGGADQYQQYQQTQQQPAYQQQQYQQYTPPQQSYTPPSYEPEPSYSAPAPKKKKQSSGGGGYTVKKGDTLYRIALNNGVTVSKLKSANGLTSDIIRPGQSLVIP comes from the coding sequence GTGAAATCGCTTTCGCTGTTGTTTGCCGCTGCGGCTCTGGCTTTTGTCGGCACGTCTTGTAAAACGACGAGCGCTGCAGCGGGCGGGGAATATCCGGAGTATGCTTCCGATGGTGGTTACAATCCTTATCCTGGTTCCTCGGGTGCTGCCGCTGGCGGTGCTGACCAGTATCAACAATATCAGCAGACCCAGCAGCAACCGGCGTATCAGCAGCAGCAGTATCAGCAATACACGCCTCCTCAGCAGAGCTACACGCCCCCAAGCTATGAGCCGGAACCTTCGTATTCTGCTCCGGCACCCAAAAAGAAAAAGCAAAGCAGCGGTGGTGGCGGATACACAGTCAAGAAGGGGGATACCTTGTATCGAATCGCCCTGAACAATGGGGTGACCGTGAGCAAGTTGAAGAGCGCAAATGGATTGACCTCCGACATCATTCGACCTGGACAGAGTTTGGTGATTCCTTGA
- a CDS encoding L,D-transpeptidase family protein — translation MKNLLLTFISLTAFPLLANPIPVEVPSAIPIAENVPTALPVEVLPPAPEPVEDILRLQIFLDTQLFGPGKLDGRPGEFTTKALQRYQRSKAIPETEHTAHTLDLSSVGEIYTTYTIREEDLKFVGDYPSKPAAQSKKKYLPYASLLEFLEERFHSSPDLLAFINQPLKMSTLKPGDTVKVPNVQPFLIEELSVAIYPETPEFLTRTLKIDTRERILELFEGGTLLASLPITPGSGYVATPPGTWKIVNIVQMPTFRWDDSVLKYGVRSENYYQLPMGPNNPVGVMWIGLNKPGIGIHGTNQPQTIGRAASAGCMRTANWDVVRLSKMLTKGMTVVIEGPKAIPRPVIATKTPPRTVEPPIQAEDSKKKFKWFWQR, via the coding sequence ATGAAAAACCTCCTCCTCACCTTCATTTCCCTCACCGCGTTTCCCCTCCTGGCAAATCCGATTCCGGTCGAGGTGCCATCAGCCATCCCAATTGCGGAAAACGTTCCAACCGCTCTCCCGGTGGAAGTGCTTCCCCCCGCGCCTGAGCCCGTCGAAGACATTTTGCGCCTGCAAATCTTCCTCGATACCCAGCTTTTCGGACCCGGCAAACTGGACGGACGCCCGGGAGAATTCACCACCAAGGCGCTGCAACGCTACCAACGCTCGAAGGCCATTCCCGAAACTGAACACACCGCCCACACCCTCGATCTCAGCTCGGTGGGTGAGATCTACACCACCTACACCATCCGCGAGGAAGACCTCAAATTTGTCGGCGACTACCCCAGCAAGCCTGCCGCCCAGAGCAAAAAGAAATACCTTCCCTACGCCTCCCTTCTCGAATTCCTCGAAGAACGCTTCCACAGCTCCCCCGACCTGCTCGCCTTCATCAACCAACCGCTCAAAATGAGCACCCTCAAACCGGGCGACACGGTCAAAGTCCCCAACGTTCAGCCCTTCCTCATCGAAGAACTCTCCGTCGCGATTTATCCCGAAACCCCCGAGTTCCTCACCCGCACCCTCAAAATCGACACCCGCGAACGCATCCTGGAACTCTTCGAAGGCGGGACCCTCCTTGCCAGCCTGCCCATCACCCCCGGCAGCGGTTATGTCGCCACCCCTCCCGGCACTTGGAAAATCGTCAACATCGTGCAGATGCCCACCTTCCGCTGGGACGACAGCGTCTTGAAATATGGCGTTCGCAGCGAGAATTATTACCAACTCCCCATGGGACCGAACAACCCGGTGGGCGTCATGTGGATCGGCCTCAACAAACCAGGAATCGGCATCCACGGCACCAACCAACCGCAAACCATCGGCCGCGCCGCCAGCGCTGGTTGCATGCGCACCGCCAACTGGGATGTCGTGCGACTTTCCAAAATGCTCACCAAAGGCATGACGGTGGTCATCGAAGGCCCCAAGGCGATCCCCCGCCCTGTCATTGCCACCAAAACTCCACCCCGGACCGTCGAACCTCCAATCCAAGCCGAGGACTCCAAGAAAAAATTCAAGTGGTTCTGGCAGCGCTGA
- a CDS encoding flavoprotein, with the protein MKNVLLGISGSIAAYKAADITSQLVKAGCQVTCIMTTHAQEFITPLTLQTLSKNPVVTNLLDEKESWRPTHIQLADNADLLLIAPATANQLAVLANGFAHDALSAIALATRAPILIAPAMNGKMWLHPATQLNVEKLKSWGCQFIDPDEGMLACGYEGVGRLAPVDLIVNITLKLLQPTDE; encoded by the coding sequence ATGAAAAATGTCCTCCTCGGCATCAGCGGTTCCATCGCCGCCTACAAGGCCGCCGACATCACCAGCCAGCTCGTCAAGGCCGGCTGCCAGGTCACCTGCATCATGACCACGCACGCGCAGGAGTTCATCACCCCACTCACCCTGCAAACCCTTTCCAAAAACCCCGTGGTCACCAACCTCCTCGACGAAAAAGAAAGCTGGCGGCCCACCCACATCCAGCTCGCCGACAACGCGGATCTCCTGCTCATTGCCCCCGCCACCGCCAACCAGCTCGCCGTATTGGCCAATGGATTTGCCCACGATGCCCTCAGCGCGATTGCCCTCGCCACCCGCGCGCCCATCCTCATCGCCCCCGCCATGAACGGCAAAATGTGGCTGCATCCTGCCACCCAGCTCAACGTCGAAAAACTTAAATCGTGGGGCTGTCAGTTCATCGATCCCGACGAAGGCATGCTTGCCTGCGGCTATGAAGGCGTCGGACGCCTCGCCCCCGTCGATCTCATCGTCAACATCACGCTGAAACTCCTTCAACCCACCGACGAGTAA